AGATAAATCTTTCCGAAGATGAGCTTGCTCTTTATAATACTATATTCGGTCTGCTCAAAGAAAGGTTGCCCAAACCCGAACTTGTGGTTTACCTGAGAGCGGACTCCAACGTGCTCTTGCAGAGAATAAGAAAACGCGGGATAGACTTTGAAAGATCGATCGACGAAAGTTATCTGGATAAACTCACCGAGGCCTATAATAGATACTTCGTAAACTACAACAACACCCCGCTTCTCGTGGTCGACACCACGAATCAGAACTATATCGAAAACAGGGAGGATTTCGAGACGCTCAAAAAAGAAATCCTCGGACACAAGGGCGGAACCGTCCATCTCATCGCAAGGTAGCAAACAAATTGAAGAAAACTATTCCACAGCTCGTAAAACGTTACAGGGGCGGCGAAAAACTGACTATGCTCACCGCATACGATGCCACCTTCGCCAAGATACTGGATGAATCACAGATAGACATGATCCTCGTCGGCGATTCGCTGGGGATGGTCGTCCAGGGACATGAAACGACGATACCCGTCACGCTGGATGAAATAATCTATCACACCAAATGCGTCAGCCGCGGAACCAAATCGGCGCTGGTAATAGCCGACCTTCCATTCATGAGCTACCAGGCATCCAGGACACAGGCCATGCTCGCAGCCGGTCGGATATTGAGAGAAGGAAACGCCGACGCGGTGAAACTAGAAGGTGGAATGGAAATGGTCGATACCGTCCGTCTGATGACGGCTGCGGGAATACCGGTCATCGCACATATAGGGCTCAAGCCGCAAACGATCAGGATGATGGGGAACTACCGAATTCACGGAAAAAATAACGAGGAAGCGGAAGCCCTCCTTGCAGAAGCCTCAGCATTCGAAAATGCCGGCGCTTTCATGCTCCTGCTCGAAGGCGTCGCAACCGAAACAGCAGCCGATATCACCTCGCGCGTATCGATTCCAACGATAGGAATCTCCTCCGGCCCTCACTGTTCGGGGCAAGTGCTTGTCATATACGATCTGCTGGGCTTTGACCCGTCATTCCATCCTAAATATCTGAAGGTCTATGCTGATGGAAAAAGTTTCATATCGGACGCCGTTACTAAGTACGCCTCCGAGGTCAAGACAGGGAAATTTCCATCCGAAGAACATAGCTTCGCCGCAAATAAAAAATAAAACCCATGAAAATAATCAAAACCGTAGAAGAGATGAAGGCGTGGTCCGCCTCGCGCCGCGCAGATGGAAAGAAGATATCATTCGTCCCGACGATGGGGGCGCTTCACCAGGGGCATCTTTCCCTTCTGAAAAAAGGCAAAGAGCTGGCGGACGATCTCGTCCTGTCGATATACGTAAACCCAGCACAGTTTGCGCCAACCGAGGATCTCTCCTCCTACCCAAGGGACTTGGATGGAGACCTCACAAAAGCCGAAACTTGTGGAGTAAGCGCAGTCTTTTTCCCCAGCGATGACACGATGTATCCGTGCGAATATCGAACGTACGTATCGGTAGAAAACCTTACCGAAAAACTATGCGGAATTTCCAGACCATCCCACTTCAGAGGGGTGACCACCGTAGTGGCAAAACTATTCAACATAGTCTCTCCAAACTTTGCCATCTTCGGTGAAAAAGACTACC
The Myxococcales bacterium DNA segment above includes these coding regions:
- a CDS encoding deoxynucleoside kinase, which codes for MPEKDVKYIAVDGPIGSGKTTLAKMLAESLGGHLCLELSDKNPFLSDFYKDRKKNAFKTQLFFLLSRYQQQIELKQRDLFQQTILTDYTFAKDSIFAEINLSEDELALYNTIFGLLKERLPKPELVVYLRADSNVLLQRIRKRGIDFERSIDESYLDKLTEAYNRYFVNYNNTPLLVVDTTNQNYIENREDFETLKKEILGHKGGTVHLIAR
- the panB gene encoding 3-methyl-2-oxobutanoate hydroxymethyltransferase, whose amino-acid sequence is MKKTIPQLVKRYRGGEKLTMLTAYDATFAKILDESQIDMILVGDSLGMVVQGHETTIPVTLDEIIYHTKCVSRGTKSALVIADLPFMSYQASRTQAMLAAGRILREGNADAVKLEGGMEMVDTVRLMTAAGIPVIAHIGLKPQTIRMMGNYRIHGKNNEEAEALLAEASAFENAGAFMLLLEGVATETAADITSRVSIPTIGISSGPHCSGQVLVIYDLLGFDPSFHPKYLKVYADGKSFISDAVTKYASEVKTGKFPSEEHSFAANKK
- a CDS encoding pantoate--beta-alanine ligase, with the translated sequence MKIIKTVEEMKAWSASRRADGKKISFVPTMGALHQGHLSLLKKGKELADDLVLSIYVNPAQFAPTEDLSSYPRDLDGDLTKAETCGVSAVFFPSDDTMYPCEYRTYVSVENLTEKLCGISRPSHFRGVTTVVAKLFNIVSPNFAIFGEKDYQQLIVIKRMVADLNMSLEIIASPIVRESDGLAMSSRNAYLTKEERTAALSINAGLNKAKKAAMAGEKNSSKIVGIVAQEIESSELGKIDYINLVDAKNLDNIPSCDRPARLLVAAFFGKTRLIDNVSI